The Mobula birostris isolate sMobBir1 chromosome 7, sMobBir1.hap1, whole genome shotgun sequence region cctatcagacttcCACTTTTTcatccctttgcctcttccacccatcacttcccagcttctcacttcatccctcctcccccacccattcacctatatcgccccgCACTTGGTCTCACTTAtcgcctgccagcttgtactctacctccttcttattctggcttctgtcctcttcttttctagtcctgaggaatggtctcagcctgaaacattgactgttaattcccctctatagatgctgcttggtttgttgagttactccagcattttgtgtgtgttgaccaagtttctatcatctgcagaatctcttgcgtttatttTCCTATTTTCATCTGAAGCATTTTATTCCCCTTCAGCAGCATTGTTTCGATGGTTAATTGTTCTTCATGTTTTAATAAAGTCCCattcaaattatttttttaaagtcTGCTTGCCTCCAACGTAACTCTTCTGCCTTCCTTCTATTCAGTACTCTAAATATCTAAAACTCATTTACCGCCACAAACTGACAAACTATTCTTCCCAATCAGCGTAATGTACTTTCTAAAACATAGTGGTTCCTAGGGTAGTCAtatcggggtgggggtgggggttgttagTGGGGATAAGCacccactacctactaaatgccCCCAAATGGTGCGCGACTCAcagagcctctgacaaccaagtgccGCTCTTGGTCTTCAGGCGTGGTTTAGCTACtaaagcccggcggaactgtttccacTGAGAGGAGTAAGGCAAAGGCGGGCCACTGGCTCCGTAAaagccagtcgcttcgggcagatgaggGCTCCTCAGCGGTGGTTGACAGCTCACccagaagggaaactctgatctcaaagttCCGCTGGTTTGCGGGGAAGGGTTCGGGATTAAACTCCAATCGAAAATCCGGAGGTAgattccctaaggcagtccttcattgagttcaacgctATCTGGAAACACCTGCgacgccgctggtgccaaactgtatcggtctctgccgatgCTTTGAATTCAGCAGGTACGTGGAGACAGGGAGCCTGTTACATGGGCGGCCGCTTGCTCTCCACTTCGTACTGCCCGGACTTGCTTCCTGGCTTGTTTATCGTGACGGCTGGGACTTAACATTTAGGGTCAACTCCGACCAACGGTCACCTATATTACAGTGAAAGCAAAGCAGAAGGGACAAATGCTGTCATCGGAGCGCCACTCAATGTGCAGCAAAACCGAGCAGAATTACACTGGTTTGAGAAGTGAAATTATTACCATATAGTTCTGCAATTGTCTTCCCTTAGATTTCAGAATCAATAAAAATCTAATAAAGGTGGAGCTACTAGAAATTAAAAGAAAATCTATCAGCACTCTGACGCCAACTCAGCCAGAGAATTTACACCTGGCATCATTAAAACATGGAACACCCTTCTTAGCAACTGTATACAGATTCTTGAGCAAGACTAGGATCTTCAAGTACAACAGTTCAATAAAAGTTTTTAAAGGGGACAAACAAGATGTTTAGTGAGCCATATTATTTGTAAAAACACATTTTCCGTATGCATACTTTTATTTTAAACATACGGTTTACCGAGAAAACTACCGAAGAATAAAGCTCGGAGAGCATTTGGGTGGAGGCTTTCGAAGAAAGGCAGAGTTTAGTTCATGCAAGCACATCAGACTGCAGTTGTGGCAGTAAGTAATTCTAATGTCAAATGTTAAAAGACTAAGTGTAGAAATATGTGATAAAAGAGGAACGTAATGTCAAGCAGCTGAATGATGGAAAGACGGAATAGATCAGGTGTGGAATGTGAATGCTCAGGGTACAGATCACGTTCTTAAAATACATCGGGTCCGTGACTTTGCGGACATGTATACGATTCCCTGTTATTGTCAAATACGATTATTGCTACGACTCTACGCATCTTCTGTTGCTTATTTTAAATCCGCAAACGGAAATGTTCCCAGTAACTATGAGTCTCAGTTCTAAGTGCCGTATACTGCCTTAATGTGCACGGACTTGGGCTTGGGGAATAGAGCACCCGCATGCTGGCGATTTCAGCAAGCAGTCCGGTTAGTGAGACCCCCATGGGTTGACCCCACCGAAAATGTATGATCCCGTCCAGGACATTTGACCGTGCTTTTTTTCTCTAGCGATTAGTTCTCAGAACCAGCTGCCTCTGTATTAACGCGCCTGCAGCAACAGGTAACCAGTTTTCTCCAGAGTAAGATGTTCTGTTTCATGGTGGGATTTAGCCCGTGTCGCTATGGCTAACCTTGTTCACAAGCAAAATTCTCCTTAAATGTAAAGTTCGtcattaatgcaaaaaaaaattggacaGGCAGTCTTACcggaaaacgtagcgatattcaCGATTACAGCAATCACTGCCGCTGTCGGGAATAAATcggaaaggaaattattgttacTTCCGTTTGTTTTCCTTTCGGTATCCTATAATTTGTGAAAAACAATCCCGCAAATTTGCCCCCACGGTGATAAATGACTGGAATGCTGCAATATTAATGAGTGTCTGAAAGTCACCTTCCTCCGCCTACAGCTAGAAACATTATTCAGGGTAACTGTCCTGGCTGCTACTTTAGTCGTTGTTGGGTCACTGCTTGCCCCCCGCCCGTGTAATATCCCCACCCTCGCCGCGGTGCTGCTGACTCTCTCTGTCCTTCCATTAAACGTGACCTGCCACTTCAAACCGAATTCTGACGTCACTGTGACCAGCACCTTTGACATATCTGTGTGTTTTAATTGAAACTGATCTATATAAAGGGGTTGAGCTACCAAGGCGGCGCAGACTGCCTTCAGATCCCCAGTTAACTCCGAGTGAGACCAGCCCGTTAAGCAGCGTACTGTCTCACCGGACACAATTTACCCCTGCATCCTGCCCCGGGCTTGGCTAAAGGCAGTTCGACGGGCGAGAGCGCCGGCAGAAGAAGGTCGCCTCCGCGCGGGCGGAACAACTTGCGCCGCTCTCCCGGTTCCGGGATGTCCGCTTCTGGGGGCCCTTCGCCGCTTGGTCGCTACATGAGCTGAGATGGAGAATGATCCTTAACATGAATATCGCACAAACCGATGGAAGTTTTGGTGGCAACCGGTCCGCTCTTACCCACTTATGGGACGATGACAACTTCACAGCCAACATTTCAAACAGGACCTTCCAAAGCCGCAGCTCCGCACACCTCAATGTGACCAGGGGAGCAGTCCTGGGGTTGGTGCTCGGGATCTTCATGTTGTTCGCCTTGGTCGGTAACATTTTAGTCATCCTCTCCGTGGCTTTCAATCGGCACTTGCAAACAACCACAAACTACTTTATCATAAACCTGGCCATTGCAGACTTGCTGTTAAGTACAACAGTGCTGCCCTTTTCCGCCACGTTGGAGATCGTGGGGTACTGGGTTTTTGGGAGGATTTTTTGCGATATTTGGGCGGCAGTCGATGTGCTCTGTTGCACCGCGTCCATTATGAGTCTGTGTGCCATCTCTATAGACCGTTATATAGGCGTCCGCTACTCCCTGCGTTACCCTTCCATCGTAACAGAGAAGAAGGCAGTGTTGGTTATAGTAGGGGTATGGGTTTTATCGATTGTTATCTCCATCGGCCCTCTTCTGGGATGGAAACAGCCTGCTCCTCCCGATGAGAAGGACTGTCAAATCACACTGGATCCTGGTTACGCTCTCTTCTCCTCTCTAGGGTCGTTTTACATACCCTTAACCGTCATCCTGGTGATGTACGTTAGGGTCTACATCGTGGCTAAAAGAACCACCAGGAACCTGGAAGCTGGTGTGATGAAGGAGACTTCGGACTCCAGAGAGCTGACCCTCCGTATCCATTGCAAAAACATTCAAGACGAAGCCCTCGTCTCTAAGTCCAAAGGGCACCATCTAAGAAGTTCGCTGTCGGTGCGCCTTCTGAAGTTCTCCAGGGAAAAGAAGGCAGCAAAGACCCTTGGCATTGTAATGGGCATGTTCATCCTTTGCTGGTTGCCATTCTTCATAGCCCTTCCCCTGGGTGAGTAGAAGTTAATGTAAAAAGTGACATTCCCGATTTGAGGAAATATGGTCCATTGCTGTTCGTTGAACGCTGGCGTAAATCTAAGACACCACCAGCACGTGAACTTACTTAGCTGTACCGGGGCAAAAAAAAGTTATGCAAATTGCTTAATTTTATTTATAATAATACCTTTAAGGGAGTTAAAAAGGGCCATCAACGTTTTAACGTATAGTATGGTTCGCCATGTCTTATGAATTAAATTTCATTACTTATAATTTTGAAAGTTACTACAGTCCATTAAGTTTCCAGGCAAATAGAAAATTTAAAGCTCTGAGTGTTtggtagattttttttattgatcCATATGATGTCCTGAATCCTCCTGTACGCGTTTTTCTTCCTCCTCGTGTCCTGTGAAATGTTCCCGGCGGGTTATTTTTCACAGCGGGAAGCTCGCTTACTCACAAAATGGCTGCAACGGTCTTGGCTGAAACCCCAAGTGCTGCAGAGATACTTTCTCtttgcaagttgtttcaattTGGGAAAATCGTTTTGTACATTCCTAACTAAACCTCTCTCGTCAGTTCGTTGAAGAACACCAGATTCAATAATATCTGCGATGCTAATAAAGCATGTGTTTAAAAGTTGTGAGGTTATTTTAAGAACGTATAAGGAATGTTTTGTAACTTCTTATTCGAAAATCTGCCTATattaaaataaatgaatgaatattccGACAGCAATATTCATTCTTATTTGTATCTGAGATCTTGGAACTTTTCTCTGTAAATAGAGGAAGGATTGCCGCCAATAAAGCAGCAATTTCATAAACAGGGTAAAATTGGACGAGTTGTATTAACGATTTTTGGGGGAAAGACTGGAGTGAATTATTaaaatgctcacaagaaaaacTTCAGTCGAACGCAGTGCAAAACTAAAGATCGGGATACCATTGATTCGCATTAAGTCGTCTTCAATTTCATGCTCTCCATCTGGAATGTATTCTTAAACAGTTTTTTGTCATATATTCTTAATACTCGTTATATTCTTAAACAATTACAGTATTTTCACAGTGATTGTTTATATTAGTGGTGAGGAATTCTAAACAGACAAAGTTGCTGAATCGTTCATATTAGGGACAATTCAATGTTCGTGGTTGATAAGAATCGAAATAAACTTTAAATTTAGTATTTCGGAAATTCATGATCACTTAACTATGGTTAGTCTCATTCTTAAAGATGGTAACTTAATATTAtttcaattaatttttttttaaaatctaataGATTGTCAAGAGGGCACTTCGTCAAACTGGAAGCAGTATATAGATGTTCCAGACTTCCGATACTGCGTTCATAAACACACTTCTAGCACCGCACTTAGCCGCCGCGCGCTGTTAAAACGCTACTACAGAACTGAGTCAGATTTCTTCTGAAAATTAGACTCGATCTTCAGCAAAggatttttcttttcctttcccgTTCCCCTGTTTTTCCCTTATCACTGTTAACAGTACAAAACATACATCGTGTCACCCTCCATTTCTACTGCACGAGTCACTGGTTGTGACAGAATACACGTTTCTGCGTAGGGACGAGCATAGCTAGAAGTTATCAATGGTCACCCAGAAATTCGGAGGAAATATTCTGGAACAGTGGCTAACGCAAATGGTATTCGCTGGTACATGCGATAGATTCAGAGGATAGATACAGTACTAGTATGGGTGGGTAGGTTGAATGGGCTGTTATTATACTGAATATTTTACATAATCCTACGTAATACTTAATCTTTGCTCCCTGTTCAACCATGAGTTGAATCTTCTTCATCCAAATATTCTGTCCCTTCAAAATTCCCTCCCTCAGAATCTCCAATTTGAGTGGTCAGATACCTCCAAAACCCCCTCTCTTGGTGTGCAGCACTGAAGTTTCAATATCACTGTTTCTTCCATTCACTTTTGGTCTGTCTCCCTGAAAGAAAAGTTGGGTTGCTCAGATTGACATGATTACCCTTAAAGACCTCTTTTCAGCTCACTCATTGTGGATTCTGTGCCTGGACGATACTCTAGAAAGATTAAATAATGaatagacagggtggatgtgggaaGTTGAAGAACAGAAGAAGTACTTTTGCATGTGCTACTcagattcagattagtttatcacacgtacatcaagaCATAtacccaaagatgtgctggaacAGCTCTCCAGTGTCACTAcgtattctggtgccaacatagtatgcccacaatgttTAGCAGAATGACACAAAGCACAACAAAACAGGATATACTGTaccaagcaacaaagcaacaacatcCCTACCTTGCTCCCACCCACCTACCCAGATACAAATACAGTCCTCTAACCTCAGGATAGGCCATCATGGGTTCGCAGACACTGGGCCCCGACTTCGCCAGCGGAATCACAGAGATTCCTAGACTCGGTCTGTTTGCAGATTTGAGACTGGGCTTCGATCTGGACCTTCAattgacctttgggcttcaaTCAGCCTATTCTTGGGTGGGGTTGGGTGGGGAAATGGAATACATGTCCATGCAAAGGATAAGGACATGTGGAAATTTAGCCTTCAAAAGACATTGGATACAGGGTAATTGAAATTTTCAAGATTCTGAGTTATTTATTTAGAGTCAGCAAACAAGTGGATAAATAGGATTGAGAAACGGGACAACCCTGAGTCACAAACTagaaagaatctgcagatgctggaaatccaagtaacacacacaaaacgctggaggaactcagcaggccaggcagcatgtatggtaaagagtgcagttgacatttcaggccaagtcctggactcgacccgaaatgtcaactgtactcttttgcatagatgctgcctgtcctgttgagttcctccagcattttgtgtgtgtaaccctGAGTCACCTGTTTTAGCTGGAGAAGCCGTAGAAGCTACTTAGTCCCTTTACCCTCCTGTGGGAAGAATTGAATTATTTTAACTTTCTGCATGATATATTATGTTCATGAAACCTGTGTCTCAAACAAGGCATTCTACTGAATAACATGAATCAAAAAGATTTGAAAATGGTT contains the following coding sequences:
- the LOC140200400 gene encoding alpha-1A adrenergic receptor-like, with translation MILNMNIAQTDGSFGGNRSALTHLWDDDNFTANISNRTFQSRSSAHLNVTRGAVLGLVLGIFMLFALVGNILVILSVAFNRHLQTTTNYFIINLAIADLLLSTTVLPFSATLEIVGYWVFGRIFCDIWAAVDVLCCTASIMSLCAISIDRYIGVRYSLRYPSIVTEKKAVLVIVGVWVLSIVISIGPLLGWKQPAPPDEKDCQITLDPGYALFSSLGSFYIPLTVILVMYVRVYIVAKRTTRNLEAGVMKETSDSRELTLRIHCKNIQDEALVSKSKGHHLRSSLSVRLLKFSREKKAAKTLGIVMGMFILCWLPFFIALPLGSFFPSLKPTETVFKVVFWLGYSNSCVNPIIYSCSSKEFKRAFIRILKCQCHRRKRPVWRVYNYNWKMSSLDQQRKDSMDDGSFIFSVNDRRSPLSHNEKNKQPNMEMCSLRGWRLLPSLRRSSLQSNGSKENYKFPGKTINGEYGVCANSIIPTKKTTTFGCFTTNSEEFQNSVPIKKDSTCSRNKYLDKNQDFHCNVLL